From Cytobacillus sp. IB215665, a single genomic window includes:
- a CDS encoding protein phosphatase 2C domain-containing protein — MGNSISEFSWVGSQANFVDLINVNNFKQVSLGRFGGNSLEGQYKNEDGCLIWIDEKANWEFTVILDAHNSAESAELVLEQFSKRKSDILLILSLPYEQTLKNIEGSILNLFQEDAFLTACRKVKGETACLIVLRKDKYVWWFSIGDCISYVFHPELANLGQYQINQRQLYEWVGLVNTFDQVVPCYSSGIRELRKGKNRIFLTTDGLIECPKEPYSSPKEIYNVMKSQQIDKGILKLLQTIKGNNVIDSTTIISWEVKVTKEVARPSEE, encoded by the coding sequence ATGGGAAATTCCATTAGTGAATTTAGTTGGGTTGGGAGCCAAGCAAATTTCGTAGACTTAATAAATGTAAATAATTTTAAGCAAGTATCATTAGGGCGGTTCGGTGGTAACTCCCTTGAAGGTCAGTATAAAAATGAAGATGGCTGCTTAATTTGGATAGATGAAAAAGCAAATTGGGAGTTTACTGTTATTTTAGATGCACACAATTCAGCCGAAAGTGCTGAATTAGTTTTAGAGCAATTCTCAAAGAGAAAGTCAGATATACTACTTATATTATCCTTACCATATGAACAGACATTAAAAAATATAGAGGGATCAATTCTAAACTTGTTCCAAGAAGATGCGTTTCTTACTGCTTGTCGAAAAGTTAAGGGGGAGACAGCTTGTCTGATCGTTCTAAGGAAGGATAAATATGTTTGGTGGTTTTCTATAGGAGATTGTATTTCTTACGTATTTCATCCAGAGCTTGCGAATCTTGGTCAGTATCAAATAAATCAACGGCAATTATACGAATGGGTTGGACTAGTCAACACATTTGACCAAGTAGTTCCCTGTTACAGTAGTGGTATAAGAGAACTAAGAAAAGGAAAGAATCGTATATTTTTAACAACTGATGGGCTAATTGAATGTCCTAAAGAACCTTACTCTTCTCCGAAAGAGATTTATAATGTAATGAAAAGTCAGCAAATTGATAAAGGAATTCTAAAATTATTACAAACTATTAAGGGAAATAATGTGATAGATAGTACAACAATTATTTCTTGGGAAGTGAAAGTAACAAAAGAAGTGGCAAGACCAAGTGAAGAATAA
- a CDS encoding HIT family protein, producing MEDCFICNKHTGNIQTSGVTIYEDDYVYVSHIDQNGKPHYLGHIMIDLKRHIPTLGDMTVDEAQVFGMVMAKVSKALIESENAEHVYSYVLGDAVPHLHMHIVPRYPNTPKKYWGPSAVYDWENAPMGDNVEVVRLCNRLKAYLENI from the coding sequence GTGGAAGATTGTTTTATTTGCAACAAGCATACTGGAAATATTCAAACTTCAGGAGTAACCATTTATGAGGATGATTATGTTTATGTTAGTCACATCGATCAAAATGGCAAACCACATTATTTAGGTCATATAATGATTGACTTAAAACGACACATTCCAACACTTGGTGATATGACAGTTGATGAAGCACAGGTATTTGGAATGGTCATGGCAAAAGTAAGCAAAGCTCTTATAGAAAGTGAAAATGCTGAACATGTTTATTCATATGTTTTAGGTGATGCAGTTCCTCATCTTCATATGCATATAGTTCCACGTTATCCAAATACCCCGAAAAAATATTGGGGACCTTCAGCTGTTTATGACTGGGAAAATGCTCCTATGGGTGATAACGTCGAGGTTGTAAGGCTGTGTAATCGTTTAAAAGCATATTTGGAGAATATTTGA
- a CDS encoding VOC family protein, which translates to MKIVVTSIFVQDQDKALDFYSGKLGFVKKEDVPVGEFRWITLVSPDELDGTELLLEPNEHPAAKEYQKKIFADGIPATMFGVADIQREYKRLKEKGVEFSMEPTAMGEVTIAIFNDTCGNLIQLVQK; encoded by the coding sequence ATGAAAATCGTTGTTACAAGTATATTCGTACAAGATCAAGACAAGGCACTAGATTTTTATTCAGGAAAGCTTGGGTTTGTAAAAAAGGAGGATGTTCCTGTGGGAGAATTTAGGTGGATAACGCTCGTTTCTCCCGATGAACTGGACGGTACAGAGCTTTTACTCGAACCGAATGAACATCCTGCCGCAAAAGAGTATCAAAAGAAGATATTTGCCGATGGTATCCCAGCAACAATGTTTGGTGTTGCAGATATTCAAAGAGAGTACAAACGATTAAAGGAAAAAGGCGTAGAGTTTTCTATGGAGCCAACAGCAATGGGTGAAGTCACAATAGCTATCTTCAATGATACATGTGGCAACCTAATTCAATTAGTGCAGAAGTAA
- a CDS encoding alpha/beta hydrolase family protein yields the protein MNEEMFAGYRRVELTDEQLDITFSIFVMYPTSIPEKVDNIGPYQLNISSDAKPQEGMFNLVLISHGTGGSPLVYRTIASHLARKGFVVGMIEHPFNNINDNTFEGTVDNLTMRPKHISMAIDWFFNNENFTKILKPDSVSVIGHSMGGYTALAATGGVPTSFPYESSDGKVHLINVTPDYRIKSLILLAPASVWFKDKGALQDINIPILMYVGEKDQITPYFHADIILNGIPESTTIQHTIVQNAGHFSFLSPFPKEMTNSSFLPSQDPPGFNREQFHHDLNEEISEFLFENL from the coding sequence ATGAATGAAGAAATGTTTGCTGGCTATCGAAGAGTCGAGCTTACTGACGAACAATTAGATATAACATTTTCAATATTTGTTATGTATCCAACGAGTATACCCGAAAAAGTGGATAACATTGGACCATATCAATTGAATATTTCGAGTGATGCTAAACCTCAAGAAGGTATGTTCAATTTGGTGTTAATATCTCATGGCACCGGTGGTTCACCTTTAGTTTATCGAACGATTGCTTCCCATTTGGCTCGCAAAGGATTTGTTGTAGGAATGATTGAGCACCCATTTAATAATATAAACGACAACACATTTGAAGGTACTGTGGATAACCTAACGATGAGGCCAAAGCATATTTCTATGGCGATTGATTGGTTCTTTAATAATGAAAATTTCACGAAAATTTTAAAACCTGATTCTGTCTCAGTTATCGGACATTCTATGGGAGGGTACACAGCATTAGCTGCAACAGGAGGAGTACCAACCTCTTTTCCATATGAATCTTCTGATGGAAAAGTTCATCTTATTAATGTTACACCAGATTACAGAATTAAATCTTTAATTCTGTTAGCACCAGCTTCAGTCTGGTTTAAAGATAAGGGTGCTTTGCAAGACATAAACATCCCTATTTTGATGTATGTAGGGGAGAAAGATCAAATTACACCTTATTTTCATGCAGACATTATATTGAATGGGATACCTGAAAGTACAACGATCCAACATACAATTGTTCAAAATGCAGGACATTTCTCGTTTCTTAGCCCATTCCCAAAAGAAATGACAAATTCATCTTTTCTTCCATCACAAGACCCACCTGGATTTAATAGAGAGCAGTTCCATCATGACCTAAATGAAGAAATATCAGAATTTTTATTTGAAAATCTATAA
- a CDS encoding AraC family transcriptional regulator, whose amino-acid sequence MGYHYTIQKVIDYIELNLQNDLTLEELANKANFSIYHFHRVFHTLVGASVMEYVRKRRLVQAAYKISCTDIRVIDIALENGFRSHETFTRSFKKLFKMTPSEYRKRNIKTQLYPKANVLQRRYNPYLGGIEMGFRIVKKLEYKVVGYELRTTIDDRRNFKEIPHFWEVYKERNLGGKIKNCIHSDKMVELGICTDFNIETGEFIYIIGAEVNNFDQVEEGQTSRIFPETEFAVFTTPKVKPADFSKSIQETWRVIYEEWFPHSVYEHAGTTEFSERCNINSQNLLQNNIYVPIKKVSL is encoded by the coding sequence ATGGGATATCATTATACGATTCAGAAAGTGATTGATTATATTGAGTTAAACCTACAAAATGACTTAACACTTGAAGAACTAGCCAATAAAGCTAACTTTTCAATCTATCATTTTCATAGAGTATTCCATACGTTGGTAGGAGCATCTGTAATGGAGTACGTTAGAAAAAGGAGGTTAGTACAAGCAGCTTATAAAATTTCCTGTACAGATATTCGAGTAATTGATATTGCTTTGGAAAATGGATTTAGGTCCCATGAAACGTTTACACGTTCTTTCAAAAAATTATTTAAAATGACACCTAGCGAATATAGAAAACGAAATATTAAAACACAATTATATCCAAAGGCAAATGTACTGCAGCGTCGATATAATCCCTATTTAGGCGGAATTGAAATGGGATTTCGTATTGTTAAAAAACTAGAATATAAAGTGGTTGGTTATGAGCTAAGAACGACAATAGATGATCGAAGGAATTTTAAAGAAATTCCACATTTTTGGGAGGTGTATAAAGAGCGAAATTTGGGCGGTAAGATAAAAAATTGTATTCATAGTGACAAAATGGTTGAGTTAGGCATTTGTACAGATTTTAATATAGAAACTGGAGAATTTATATATATAATTGGGGCAGAAGTGAATAATTTTGATCAAGTCGAGGAAGGTCAAACTTCTAGAATATTTCCAGAAACTGAGTTTGCTGTCTTTACTACACCAAAAGTAAAACCAGCAGATTTTAGTAAATCAATTCAAGAAACTTGGCGCGTAATATATGAAGAATGGTTCCCACACTCTGTTTATGAACATGCAGGTACTACCGAGTTTAGTGAGAGGTGTAATATAAATTCCCAAAATTTATTGCAAAATAATATTTATGTTCCTATAAAAAAGGTTTCGCTCTAA
- a CDS encoding GbsR/MarR family transcriptional regulator, producing MDKEERLIKARERVIDSIAKNMSLYGVTPSIGRLYGLLFFQNEPMTLDEMKEALGMSKTSMSTSVRTLMDLKMVDKVWKKGSRKDQYVVEDDWYQTFIDYFSIQWRHATMINIQAIEKSKNEIEDILLSTDIDEQIKVVIEQDLNKLNKALQYYEWLNHLIDNLESHNIFEWIPKPD from the coding sequence ATGGACAAGGAAGAGAGACTTATAAAAGCGAGAGAACGAGTAATTGATTCTATTGCAAAAAATATGTCCTTATATGGTGTAACTCCATCAATTGGCAGGTTATATGGTTTGCTATTCTTTCAAAATGAACCTATGACGTTAGATGAGATGAAAGAAGCGCTAGGTATGAGTAAGACGAGTATGAGTACTTCAGTTCGTACATTAATGGATTTGAAAATGGTTGATAAAGTGTGGAAAAAAGGATCAAGAAAGGATCAATATGTAGTTGAAGACGATTGGTATCAGACCTTTATAGATTACTTTTCCATTCAGTGGAGACATGCAACTATGATTAATATACAAGCAATTGAGAAGTCTAAAAATGAAATAGAAGATATCTTATTAAGTACTGATATTGATGAGCAAATAAAGGTAGTAATTGAACAGGATTTAAACAAGCTTAATAAAGCGTTACAGTACTATGAATGGTTAAACCATCTCATTGATAACCTTGAGTCTCACAATATATTTGAGTGGATACCTAAACCAGATTAG
- a CDS encoding glycine betaine/L-proline ABC transporter ATP-binding protein encodes MAQETILTVKELTKVFGKNYKKALDMLKEGKSKQDILKNTGATVGVNSANFDVYKGEIFVIMGLSGSGKSTLIRLLNRLIEPTSGNIYIYKDDLVSMPKDKLLGIRRKKMSMVFQKFALFPHRTILQNTEYGLEVQGISKSERKEKALESLRLVGLEGYENQYPSQLSGGMQQRVGLARALANDPDILLMDEAFSALDPLIRKEMQDELLSLQSSMNKTIIFITHDLDEALRIGDRIALMKDGNIVQIGSPEEILMNPANRYVERFVEDVDLSKVLTAGHVMKSPETVQLDKGPRVALQLMKDRSISTIFVVDKKKHLLGVVTADAALKAIEKNQHLEDILIKDISTVSKETLLTNVLELMATTTLPMAVVNEENVISGILIRGAVLGGLAGNDEHINSEN; translated from the coding sequence ATGGCTCAAGAAACAATCTTAACAGTAAAAGAATTGACAAAAGTATTTGGGAAGAACTACAAAAAGGCTTTAGACATGCTAAAGGAAGGAAAATCTAAACAAGACATCCTTAAAAATACAGGTGCTACTGTTGGTGTTAATTCAGCTAATTTTGATGTATATAAAGGTGAAATTTTTGTCATTATGGGTTTATCAGGGAGTGGGAAATCAACTCTCATTCGATTGCTTAACAGACTAATTGAACCGACAAGTGGAAATATTTACATTTATAAAGATGATTTAGTAAGCATGCCTAAAGACAAATTACTAGGTATTCGTCGAAAAAAAATGAGTATGGTCTTTCAAAAATTTGCTCTCTTTCCTCATAGAACAATTTTACAAAATACAGAGTACGGTCTAGAGGTACAAGGGATAAGTAAATCTGAAAGGAAAGAAAAAGCTCTTGAGTCACTTCGACTCGTTGGACTAGAAGGATATGAGAATCAATACCCTTCTCAATTGAGCGGTGGAATGCAACAACGTGTAGGCTTAGCTCGTGCTTTAGCAAATGATCCAGATATTCTCTTAATGGATGAAGCTTTCAGTGCGCTTGACCCTTTAATTAGAAAAGAGATGCAGGACGAGCTTTTAAGCTTACAATCTAGCATGAATAAAACCATTATATTCATTACTCATGACTTAGATGAGGCTTTACGTATTGGTGACAGAATAGCTCTGATGAAAGATGGGAATATTGTTCAAATTGGTTCTCCAGAGGAAATTCTAATGAATCCAGCCAATCGATATGTTGAACGATTTGTCGAGGATGTTGATCTATCTAAAGTTCTTACAGCAGGACATGTGATGAAGTCACCTGAAACGGTTCAACTAGATAAAGGTCCTCGTGTTGCTCTACAACTAATGAAAGATAGGAGCATTTCCACAATCTTTGTTGTAGATAAAAAGAAACATTTACTTGGCGTTGTCACAGCTGATGCAGCCCTAAAAGCAATTGAAAAAAATCAGCATCTCGAGGACATTTTAATAAAGGATATTTCTACTGTATCTAAAGAGACGCTACTAACTAATGTGTTGGAGCTTATGGCTACAACTACCTTACCTATGGCTGTCGTAAACGAGGAGAATGTTATATCTGGCATTCTTATCCGAGGAGCAGTCCTTGGAGGACTTGCAGGTAACGATGAACACATAAACAGTGAGAACTAG
- a CDS encoding proline/glycine betaine ABC transporter permease: MKMPRLPLADWVDVTVEWLTNHFEGFFESLSEGLEWLVDAIVQVLELDFVNIGGNEAISTFLLMLIFTLFAWKIGNWKLGIFTLFGLLLIDNLGYWAEMLETLSLVLTSVAISIIVGIPIGIWASQNNTVNRVITPILDLMQTMPAFVYLIPAIFFFNIGVVPGIVASVIFAMPPAIRLTTLGIKQVPNDLIEATHAFGSTTRQRLLKVQLPLAMPTIMAGVNQSIMLSLSMVVISSMVGAPGLGAEVYRAVTQIQTGMGFEAGISIVIIAIILDRLTQNIGKNKQGGRM; this comes from the coding sequence ATGAAAATGCCTAGATTGCCTTTAGCTGATTGGGTAGATGTAACAGTCGAATGGCTAACCAATCATTTCGAAGGTTTTTTTGAATCTCTATCAGAAGGGCTAGAATGGCTTGTGGATGCAATTGTACAAGTACTTGAACTAGACTTCGTAAATATTGGAGGAAATGAAGCTATAAGTACCTTCCTCCTCATGCTCATTTTTACTTTATTTGCATGGAAAATTGGAAACTGGAAACTAGGGATATTTACTTTATTTGGACTATTACTTATTGATAACTTAGGATATTGGGCTGAGATGTTGGAAACTCTCTCTCTCGTCCTCACATCTGTTGCGATCTCCATCATCGTTGGGATTCCCATAGGAATTTGGGCCTCGCAAAACAATACAGTAAATAGAGTTATTACCCCAATATTAGATTTAATGCAAACGATGCCTGCATTTGTATATTTAATACCTGCTATATTTTTCTTTAATATTGGTGTGGTCCCAGGGATTGTGGCTTCTGTTATTTTTGCTATGCCACCTGCCATTCGACTAACTACTCTAGGAATTAAGCAGGTTCCAAATGATTTAATTGAAGCCACACACGCCTTTGGTTCTACTACAAGGCAACGATTATTGAAAGTACAATTACCATTAGCAATGCCAACCATCATGGCGGGAGTGAATCAGAGTATCATGTTATCTTTGTCAATGGTTGTCATTTCTTCGATGGTAGGAGCTCCCGGATTAGGAGCTGAAGTCTATCGAGCTGTTACACAAATTCAAACAGGGATGGGCTTTGAAGCAGGAATATCTATTGTTATTATTGCTATTATTCTTGATAGATTAACCCAAAATATAGGAAAAAACAAACAAGGAGGAAGAATGTAA
- a CDS encoding glycine betaine ABC transporter substrate-binding protein, whose product MFKKWSLFLLAVTVIASLAACGGADDKDKTEENAASSVGESVDFEIVGIDPGAGLMKSTAEVIEQYELENWDLIEGSGAAMTAALKKAYEKEEPIIVTGWTPHWKFSKFDLKYLEDPKGIFGEAESIHTIVRTGLKEDHPVAYQILDQFNWTSEDMENVMVMIEEGMKPEEAASKWVEENKENVEKWTEGIKPVDGDEIEIAYVAWASEIASTNVVSKVLSDAGYDVTLRQVEAGPMWTGVADGSVDAHVAGWLPSTHEDYYNKYEGDFEDLGANLEGTKIGLVVPAYMDIDSIEDLKK is encoded by the coding sequence ATGTTTAAAAAATGGTCTCTATTTTTACTAGCTGTTACCGTGATCGCAAGCTTAGCCGCTTGTGGAGGTGCAGATGACAAAGATAAAACTGAAGAGAATGCAGCATCTTCAGTAGGAGAAAGTGTTGACTTTGAAATTGTGGGTATTGATCCAGGAGCTGGATTGATGAAATCCACAGCTGAGGTAATTGAGCAATATGAACTTGAAAACTGGGATTTAATTGAAGGCTCTGGGGCAGCCATGACCGCCGCTTTGAAAAAAGCTTACGAAAAAGAAGAACCTATCATCGTCACTGGTTGGACACCACATTGGAAGTTTTCTAAGTTTGATCTAAAATACCTAGAAGACCCTAAGGGAATATTTGGTGAAGCTGAATCTATTCATACAATTGTAAGAACTGGCCTTAAAGAAGATCATCCAGTTGCTTACCAAATTCTTGACCAATTTAATTGGACTTCAGAAGATATGGAAAACGTAATGGTGATGATTGAGGAAGGTATGAAACCAGAGGAAGCTGCATCTAAATGGGTTGAGGAAAATAAAGAAAATGTAGAAAAATGGACTGAGGGTATAAAACCTGTTGATGGTGATGAAATTGAGATTGCCTATGTTGCTTGGGCTAGTGAAATTGCTAGTACCAATGTTGTTAGTAAAGTTTTATCCGATGCAGGGTATGATGTAACCTTACGTCAAGTGGAAGCTGGACCTATGTGGACGGGTGTTGCAGATGGTAGTGTAGATGCTCATGTAGCTGGATGGTTACCATCAACTCATGAGGACTACTACAATAAGTATGAAGGTGACTTCGAAGATTTAGGAGCAAATCTAGAGGGAACGAAAATTGGGCTAGTTGTACCTGCCTACATGGATATTGATTCTATTGAAGATTTAAAAAAATAA
- a CDS encoding YbxH family protein — translation MGAIDRNGYRFEPEYSLIEKNGAIHVYNMGELVDEVKFSFSGKYPELDQIEQLVDEYCEERGI, via the coding sequence ATGGGTGCAATAGACCGGAATGGATATAGATTTGAGCCTGAATATAGTTTAATTGAGAAAAATGGAGCAATTCACGTATATAACATGGGGGAGCTTGTTGATGAAGTAAAATTCTCCTTTTCTGGTAAATATCCAGAGCTTGATCAAATTGAACAGCTAGTTGATGAATATTGTGAAGAGCGGGGAATCTGA
- a CDS encoding GyrI-like domain-containing protein produces MEFKKLEKTFKIVGMKNKGEFKNFGNEVPMNAQKFMSRVDEISNHTGTEIALFEPKKGDDHLEGEYYVGIIVSDFITELPSDMEYIEVKDEFVVTRGSIMEVGELHSKLGEWAKEQGYHNKQSSYIIETYHPVENGEEVEIYIPIS; encoded by the coding sequence ATGGAATTTAAAAAGCTTGAAAAAACATTTAAAATTGTCGGAATGAAAAATAAAGGAGAATTCAAAAACTTTGGTAATGAAGTACCGATGAATGCTCAGAAATTTATGAGTAGGGTAGACGAAATCTCGAACCACACTGGAACAGAAATAGCCCTCTTCGAGCCTAAAAAGGGCGATGACCATCTTGAAGGAGAATATTATGTAGGAATTATTGTGTCGGATTTTATAACAGAACTTCCTTCAGACATGGAATATATTGAAGTAAAGGATGAATTCGTTGTAACGAGAGGGAGTATAATGGAAGTCGGTGAACTTCATTCTAAATTAGGAGAATGGGCGAAAGAACAAGGGTATCATAATAAGCAAAGTTCATACATAATAGAAACTTATCATCCTGTAGAAAACGGTGAAGAAGTGGAAATCTATATACCCATCAGCTAG
- a CDS encoding alpha/beta hydrolase, whose amino-acid sequence MEKIFYGTNQNQFGELLLPEGEGPHPVAIVIHGGFWRKRVTLERMRKAAQDLTASGIATWNIEYRRTGQEGGGWPGTLIDAANASDYIRTLSKSYPLDLNKVVTVGHSAGGHLATWIAARHRIARDSELFIEDPISIRGTVSLAGVNDLEMMHGVHHYRDMVLSREPDNPTAELIGGSPQEYPTRYKHASPVELLPIGVHQTLIHGALDIHVPIGISDHFHREAESAGDSVKYVNLLTAEHLMLTNTTSSAWQTVKEEILLLVNN is encoded by the coding sequence ATGGAAAAAATATTTTACGGAACAAACCAAAATCAATTTGGTGAACTACTTCTTCCTGAAGGTGAAGGACCTCATCCTGTCGCCATTGTCATTCACGGTGGATTCTGGCGAAAACGAGTCACTCTTGAGAGAATGAGAAAAGCTGCTCAGGATTTAACAGCAAGCGGGATCGCAACATGGAACATTGAATACCGTCGCACTGGTCAAGAAGGTGGAGGTTGGCCAGGTACATTAATTGATGCTGCGAATGCGAGTGACTACATACGTACCCTTTCAAAATCTTATCCACTCGACCTGAATAAAGTTGTCACAGTTGGTCACTCCGCTGGTGGTCATCTCGCGACCTGGATTGCTGCACGCCATCGTATTGCAAGGGATAGCGAGCTTTTCATCGAAGACCCTATCTCTATTCGCGGTACTGTTAGCCTTGCCGGAGTGAACGACCTTGAAATGATGCATGGTGTGCATCATTATCGTGACATGGTGCTATCTCGCGAACCAGATAATCCAACAGCTGAATTAATTGGGGGGTCGCCACAGGAATATCCAACGCGCTACAAACATGCTTCTCCTGTTGAACTTCTTCCAATCGGTGTCCACCAGACACTTATTCATGGTGCACTTGATATCCACGTACCGATCGGAATTAGTGATCACTTTCACCGTGAAGCAGAAAGTGCAGGAGATAGTGTAAAATATGTTAACCTTCTTACTGCAGAACATCTCATGTTGACAAATACTACCTCTTCCGCCTGGCAAACAGTCAAAGAAGAGATTCTGTTACTAGTCAACAATTAA
- a CDS encoding NUDIX hydrolase produces the protein MLVNVEVPLRCTGVAAVLLKRVGADYKVLLLKRDTAVLQDVWCYIGGSIEEGEKAWEAALREIEEETGITCNSLYTSNLFDQIYSPQENYIYIAPVFIGYVDETQKVSLNYEHSDYKWVSFKEAFETVSLPGNEEVLRSIEKHFANRKPLHNLRIQQ, from the coding sequence GTGTTGGTTAATGTAGAAGTACCGTTAAGATGTACAGGTGTTGCGGCTGTATTATTAAAAAGAGTTGGAGCAGATTACAAAGTTCTATTGCTTAAACGTGATACAGCAGTTTTACAAGATGTTTGGTGTTACATAGGTGGTAGTATAGAAGAAGGAGAAAAAGCGTGGGAAGCTGCTCTCAGAGAAATTGAAGAGGAAACAGGGATTACTTGTAATTCACTCTATACATCGAATCTATTTGATCAAATTTATTCACCTCAAGAAAATTACATTTATATTGCTCCGGTCTTCATAGGTTATGTGGATGAAACACAAAAGGTAAGTTTAAACTATGAGCATAGTGATTATAAATGGGTTTCCTTCAAGGAAGCATTTGAAACAGTTTCATTACCAGGTAACGAAGAAGTACTTCGTTCTATAGAAAAACACTTTGCTAATCGTAAACCATTACATAATCTACGTATACAACAATAG
- a CDS encoding alpha/beta fold hydrolase codes for MEKAVFVQIGDYKLFAQLFGQKKDKPTIVMESGYGESSKTWDSIIQEVSKLTEVLIYDRAGLGESEKSSNPRTSREMVKELKELINQVKIKPPYILIGHSFGGVNARIYATKYPNEVCGLILIDSTPENYREKFLPTMSKEFQESYNNQFIYEGNYDEFMESLKQLKESKMKLNVPLTVLSAGKKDHYSKKSQELWNGMQREILDISSNSDFINAENSTHYIHKDNPKIVINAIKQMINTF; via the coding sequence ATGGAAAAAGCTGTATTTGTGCAAATTGGTGATTATAAACTATTTGCACAATTGTTTGGGCAGAAAAAAGATAAACCAACTATTGTAATGGAATCAGGGTATGGAGAATCATCAAAAACTTGGGACTCTATAATCCAAGAAGTTTCGAAGCTAACTGAAGTACTTATATACGATAGAGCTGGATTAGGGGAAAGTGAAAAAAGTTCTAATCCAAGAACAAGTAGAGAGATGGTAAAAGAACTAAAAGAACTAATAAATCAAGTGAAAATAAAACCGCCTTATATATTAATAGGTCATTCATTTGGCGGAGTAAACGCACGGATTTATGCTACTAAATATCCTAACGAGGTTTGTGGATTAATTTTAATTGACTCTACTCCAGAGAATTATAGAGAAAAGTTTCTTCCAACCATGTCCAAGGAGTTTCAAGAATCATATAATAACCAATTTATTTATGAAGGTAATTATGATGAATTTATGGAAAGCTTAAAACAGCTAAAAGAATCCAAAATGAAATTAAATGTACCTTTAACTGTTCTGTCAGCAGGAAAAAAAGATCATTACTCCAAAAAATCTCAGGAATTGTGGAATGGAATGCAAAGAGAAATTCTTGATATATCTTCAAACAGTGATTTTATCAATGCTGAGAATAGCACTCATTATATACATAAAGATAACCCGAAAATTGTCATTAATGCCATAAAACAAATGATTAATACTTTTTAG